The proteins below are encoded in one region of Gigantopelta aegis isolate Gae_Host unplaced genomic scaffold, Gae_host_genome ctg1946_pilon_pilon:::debris, whole genome shotgun sequence:
- the LOC121391205 gene encoding uncharacterized protein LOC121391205, with translation MVCTAHCDCMAGLGEACTHIATLLFAIDATVKIRDSKTVTQEPAYWLLPSALKDIKYRPVGEIDFTSAQTKRLNLDHSIATGTPVACRIRQPKEIPAPSANRLDKFLQGLSIGRVKPAVLSVIEPFNDHFIPQQAQNIFPDVLSDMFQEELYMQPYNIILQKCTSVNISATREQIEATEMATRGQSNSRLWQRYRAGRITASKFRKVCKTDPSQPSPSLIKDICYPEKKNVNTPATRWGLLKERKAKEQYLELMKMKHVNFKMRDSGFVISEEHPQIGASPDGCVTCDCCGDGCLEIKCPYLIRDRDLQNVKSEEMCLVFNEEGKWMLDRKHEYFYQVQCQLFVCGRTYGDFYLWTTKSYHCERIYKEETFWPDTTQAVLFIFQVGILPELLAKYYSRMPLLDHTNQQKKASPQAEIAEVWCFCKKEEFGDMVACDGQNCPIHWFHYGCVGILTEPKGKWYCPECRKDRRKSRMVKR, from the coding sequence ATGGTCTGCACAGCACACTGTGATTGTATGGCAGGGTTAGGTGAGGCTTGCACACACATTGCAACACTACTGTTTGCAATTGATGCAACTGTGAAGATCAGAGATTCGAAGACTGTCACCCAAGAGCCGGCCTATTGGCTTTTACCGTCTGCACTGAAAGACATAAAGTATCGACCAGTTGGCGAGATTGACTTCACATCAGCCCAGACCAAACGCTTGAATTTGGACCATTCGATTGCAACTGGGACGCCTGTTGCATGTCGTATTCGCCAGCCTAAGGAAATACCTGCTCCAAGTGCTAACAGATTGGACAAGTTCCTGCAGGGACTTAGTATTGGTAGGGTAAAACCTGCTGTCTTATCAGTTATAGAACCGTTCAATGATCACTTCATTCCTCAACAGGCTCAAAATATTTTTCCAGATGTTCTTTCTGACATGTTCCAAGAAGAACTTTATATGCAACCGTATAACATCATTTTGCAAAAATGTACTTCAGTTAACATCAGTGCTACAAGGGAGCAGATTGAAGCCACAGAAATGGCAACTAGGGGTCAATCAAATTCCCGACTGTGGCAGCGTTATCGAGCGGGGCGCATAACTGCATCAAAATTCCGAAAGGTTTGTAAAACTGATCCTTCACAGCCATCTCCCAGCTTGATTAAGGATATTTGCTATCCcgagaaaaaaaatgtaaatacacCAGCAACACGATGGGGTCTGTTAAAGGAAAGAAAAGCAAAGGAGCAGTACTTGGAGCTGATGAAAATGAAACATGTCAACTTCAAGATGAGAGATTCTGGTTTTGTCATTAGTGAGGAGCACCCACAGATTGGAGCATCACCCGATGGATGTGTCACCTGTGACTGTTGTGGTGATGGTTGCTTAGAAATAAAATGCCCGTATCTCATCAGAGACAGAGatcttcaaaatgttaaatCTGAAGAAATGTGTTTGGTTTTTAATGAGGAAGGTAAATGGATGTTGGACAGAAAACATGAATACTTTTACCAAGTTCAGTGTCAGCTGTTTGTTTGTGGACGAACGTATGGAGACTTTTATCTCTGGACAACCAAATCCTATCACTGCGAAAGGATTTACAAAGAGGAGACATTCTGGCCAGATACTACACAAGCAGTTCTATTCATTTTTCAAGTTGGAATTCTGCCAGAGTTGCTTGCGAAATATTATTCACGGATGCCTCTACTTGACCACACAAATCAGCAAAAGAAAGCAAGCCCTCAAGCTGAGATTGCCGAAGTGTGGTGTTTCTGCAAAAAGGAAGAATTTGGAGACATGGTTGCTTGCGACGGTCAGAACTGCCCCATTCATTGGTTCCACTATGGGTGTGTAGGTATATTGACAGAACCTAAAGGCAAGTGGTACTGCCCTGAATGCAGAAAAGACAGGAGGAAATCAAGAATGGTGAAGCGATAA
- the LOC121391204 gene encoding uncharacterized protein LOC121391204 yields the protein MGEDEPLEQVLEQGQTSRRSVRIAVKKTETVQHAENGITSAQKKKSSAESSSDYRKRIKADPERYRNHLEYENNRVKLFLANLTPEKKGQYQKVTNERVRKWRAEQKAVGKSVSSYVAPKTRKEKETKKEQWKMQKATWRVNRSEEQKAAEKEKRRQKYLEKKRKNKEETAALNGKNVIREPSTPNPEQPCYVDPQCTPSTSTLSSEREPTLQCVESVPATPYKKKNTLNKAVWRMKKAMPTDKGKFVHVFGTVVDRATPRTRRLLHQRLGIGAKSRKRINFLASSVSSLRESIHALRKKRNKRDVSAKKTVALMLSLKKKYSYRESKLLGLNYKLLQKAGKAKNLDELNVRKKEKMHCHHRLFKRWSNFTGGVTFPVLSQMRGVQRKDPRMSIPWQGG from the coding sequence ATGGGTGAGGATGAACCTTTGGAGCAAGTACTTGAGCAAGGTCAAACTTCACGTCGAAGTGTCAGAATTGCAGTGAAGAAAACTGAAACTGTTCAACATGCAGAAAATGGTATCACGTCAgcacagaaaaagaaaagtagTGCAGAGTCTTCAAGTGATTATCGGAAGAGAATAAAGGCAGACCCGGAAAGATACCGAAACCACTTGGAGTACGAAAACAATCGTGTAAAGCTATTCTTGGCCAACCTGACACCAGAAAAGAAAGGGCAGTACCAGAAAGTGACAAATGAGCGTGTGAGAAAGTGGAGGGCTGAACAGAAGGCTGTGGGAAAGAGTGTTAGCTCATATGTTGCACCAAAAACCAGAAAAGAAAAGGagacaaaaaaagaacaatGGAAAATGCAAAAGGCTACATGGAGGGTCAACAGATCTGAAGAACAAAAGGcagcagaaaaagaaaaaagaaggcaGAAGTAtcttgaaaagaaaagaaaaaacaaagaggAAACTGCGGCTCTGAATGGAAAGAATGTTATCAGAGAACCATCGACACCAAACCCTGAACAGCCATGTTACGTAGATCCTCAGTGTACCCCTTCCACATCAACCCTCAGTTCTGAAAGAGAACCTACCCTTCAGTGTGTAGAATCGGTCCCAGCAACTCCTTACAAGAAGAAGAACACACTCAACAAAGCTGTCTGGCGGATGAAGAAGGCAATGCCAACTGACAAGGGGAAATTTGTGCACGTGTTTGGAACCGTGGTGGACCGTGCGACTCCACGCACTCGTCGTCTTCTTCACCAGAGATTGGGCATTGGAGCCAAATCTAGAAAACGAATAAATTTTCTCGCTTCGTCAGTGTCTTCACTCAGGGAAAGCATCCATGCgcttagaaaaaaaagaaataagaggGATGTCAGTGCTAAGAAAACAGTGGCACTCATGCTAAGTTTGAAGAAAAAGTACTCGTACAGAGAAAGTAAACTTTTAGGACTCAATTATAAACTCCTCCAGAAGGCAGGAAAAGCAAAGAATTTGGACGAATTAAATGTacggaaaaaagaaaagatgcaCTGTCATCACAGACTGTTCAAAAGGTGGAGCAATTTTACAGGAGGAGTGACATTTCCCGTACTCAGCCAGATGCGCGGAGTGCAAAGAAAGGATCCAAGGATGAGTATCCCGTGGCAAGGAGGGTGA